A genomic window from Peromyscus maniculatus bairdii isolate BWxNUB_F1_BW_parent chromosome 1, HU_Pman_BW_mat_3.1, whole genome shotgun sequence includes:
- the LOC102922870 gene encoding olfactory receptor 51G2-like has protein sequence MATSNSSSIMSSTFYLTGIPGYEEFHHWISIPFCLLYIVGITGNCSILHIVRTDPKLHEPMYYFLAMLSLTDMAMSLPAMVSLFRVLWSISREIQFNICVVQMFLIHTFSFTESSVLLAMALDRYVAICHPLRYATILTPKLIAKIGIAALLRSAIPLIPLLVRLAFFPFCRSHVLSHSYCLHQDIIRLACADVRFNVIYGMVVITMLWGMDSLGILITYVFILHSVLRIASREGRLKALNTCASHICAVLILYVPMIGVSIVHRFAKHSSPFLHIFMAHIYLMVPPVLNPIIYSVKTKQIRQGILHFICPHKINSSAM, from the coding sequence ATGGCAACCTCAAATTCCAGCAGCATCATGTCCTCCACATTCTACCTCACAGGCATCCCTGGCTATGAGGAATTTCACCACTGGATTTCCatccctttctgcctcctctacaTTGTTGGAATAACAGGCAACTGTTCCATCTTGCATATTGTGAGGACAGACCCGAAGCTCCATGAGCCCATGTACTACTTCCTGGCCATGCTTTCACTCACTGACATGGCCATGTCCCTGCCTGCCATGGTATCACTTTTTAGGGTGCTGTGGTCCATTTCCCGAGAGATCCAGTTCAATATCTGTGTGGTCCAAATGTTTCTGATTCATACCTTTTCCTTCACTGAATCATCTGTACTCCTGGCCATGGCCCTTGACCGGtatgtggccatctgccaccCCCTGCGATATGCTACCATTCTCACCCCAAAACTTATTGCCAAGATTGGAATTGCAGCCTTGCTTCGGAGTGCTATTCCACTCATCCCTCTCCTGGTTCGTCTAGCATTCTTTCCCTTCTGCCGCTCCCATGTCCTTTCTCATTCTTATTGTCTGCATCAGGACATAATCCGCCTTGCCTGTGCTGATGTCAGGTTTAATGTTATATATGGAATGGTTGTGATTACTATGCTGTGGGGCATGGATTCTTTGGGTATTTTAATAACTTATGTTTTTATCCTTCACTCAGTGTTAAGAATTGCATCCCGTGAGGGTAGGCTTAAGGCACTCAACACATGTGCATCCCACATCTGTGCTGTGCTCATTCTATATGTGCCTATGATAGGGGTGTCCATTGTCCATCGTTTTGCCAAGCATTCCTcaccctttctccacatcttcatGGCTCATATTTACTTAATGGTGCCACCAGTGCTCAACCCAATCATCTATAGTGTGAAGACCAAGCAGATCCGACAAGGAATCTTACATTTCATCTGTCCCCACAAAATTAATTCTTCTGCAATGTAA